Below is a genomic region from Anoxybacillus flavithermus.
AAGAGAGTCCGCTTCAATGAGTTGTCGAATTTGTTCGATCGTATGGTTAGCCGCAATAAGCTCTTCTTTCGTTGATGTATCGATGCCATAAAAACATGGGTGCGTAATCGGTGGTGAGCTAATGCGTACGTGCACTTCGGTCGCTCCTGCCTCACGAAGCATGCGCACGATACGCTTGCTCGTCGTTCCACGTACGATGGAATCATCGACCATGACAACCCGCTTCCCAGCTACAACTCCACGGACAGGCGATAATTTCATTTTTACACCTTGTTCACGAAGTGCCTGCGACGGCTGAATAAATGTCCGTCCAACATACCGATTTTTAATTAACCCTAACTCATATGGAATGCCTGTTGCCTCCGCATAACCAATGGCTACCGAAATGCTCGAATCCGGCACCCCTGTAACAACGTCTGCTTCAACAGGCGCTTCAAATGCTAACCGCTTGCCAAGATTTTTCCGCGCTGTATGAATGTTAATGCCGTCCACATTGCTGTCCGGGCGAGCGAAATAAATATATTCCATACTACAAATGGAGCGAGCTACTTTAGGAGCGAAACGCTCGGAACGAATTCCTTGTTTATTAATCATAATGAGCTCTCCCGGCTCCACTTCCCGCTCATATGTCGCACCAATGACATCAAATGCACACGTTTCTGATGCAACTACATACGCCTCGCCTAAACGTCCAAGTGATAAAGGACGGAAACCATGTGGATCAAGTGCAATATACATTTCTGTTTCTGTTAAAACAAGAAAAGCAAAAGCGCCGCGTAAATGCGTTAAAGCTTCCTTAATTCGTTCTTTT
It encodes:
- a CDS encoding amidophosphoribosyltransferase; this encodes MLAEIKGLNEECGIFGIWGHEEAATLTYYGLHSLQHRGQEGAGIVVGGNGTLQFHKGLGLVTEVFGRGELEKLTGMAAIGHVRYSTAGGGGYANVQPLLFRSQGGSLALAHNGNLVNADELRFRLEQQGSIFQTTSDTEVLAHLIKRSDEPILKERIKEALTHLRGAFAFLVLTETEMYIALDPHGFRPLSLGRLGEAYVVASETCAFDVIGATYEREVEPGELIMINKQGIRSERFAPKVARSICSMEYIYFARPDSNVDGINIHTARKNLGKRLAFEAPVEADVVTGVPDSSISVAIGYAEATGIPYELGLIKNRYVGRTFIQPSQALREQGVKMKLSPVRGVVAGKRVVMVDDSIVRGTTSKRIVRMLREAGATEVHVRISSPPITHPCFYGIDTSTKEELIAANHTIEQIRQLIEADSLAFLSPEGLLQAIGRPNDSANCGQCLACFTGQYPTKLGGERVGTCVQTSRCEY